The following proteins are encoded in a genomic region of Acetobacter oryzoeni:
- a CDS encoding CvpA family protein — translation MAAIDALSLLIIGLSALHGAWRGFTRHALGFVSWGIAIVLALRFHAAFLPFVQRFITSPTGAQIGSFALLLLGVLCAGYVLSAAIVRIVKATPLDALDRLLGLLFGIVRGMFLVVVLFMAAQWLLQPQDMAALTEDSRLTPYIRLGASHIQPYLPDLSAKGVARNPSTGHDATL, via the coding sequence ATGGCTGCCATAGATGCCCTTTCCCTGCTGATTATTGGCCTGTCTGCCCTGCATGGTGCTTGGCGAGGGTTCACCCGGCATGCGCTCGGCTTTGTAAGCTGGGGCATTGCCATTGTGCTGGCGCTGCGTTTCCATGCAGCTTTTCTGCCTTTTGTGCAGCGATTTATCACTTCCCCAACCGGCGCACAGATAGGCTCCTTTGCTCTGCTTCTGCTTGGGGTATTGTGCGCGGGTTATGTGCTTTCTGCTGCCATTGTCCGAATCGTTAAAGCTACACCCTTGGATGCGCTGGATCGGTTACTGGGCCTGCTTTTTGGAATTGTGCGGGGGATGTTTTTGGTGGTCGTGCTGTTCATGGCCGCACAATGGTTACTACAACCCCAAGACATGGCCGCCCTGACAGAAGATAGCCGGCTTACCCCTTACATCCGGCTCGGCGCATCCCATATCCAGCCATATCTACCGGATTTAAGCGCAAAAGGGGTTGCGCGGAATCCTTCTACAGGTCATGACGCCACCTTGTGA
- a CDS encoding phosphoribosyl-ATP pyrophosphatase: MQRIIHLMVTSLPPASPPASTALKRLCRQVGLHATNCTAAFIDNREQDIVHESALFLQTLHKLWESQDVDPAEVWTELLRRLEVAELLMKLNQPPHRKKRNGKVMRPWRVTTSKLP; encoded by the coding sequence ATGCAGCGCATCATTCACCTTATGGTTACTTCACTTCCACCTGCCTCTCCTCCAGCCAGCACCGCGCTCAAGCGGCTCTGCCGGCAGGTCGGGCTTCATGCCACAAACTGCACTGCCGCGTTTATAGATAACCGGGAGCAGGATATTGTGCATGAAAGCGCTTTGTTTCTGCAAACCCTGCACAAATTGTGGGAAAGCCAGGATGTTGATCCGGCCGAAGTATGGACAGAACTGCTGCGTAGGCTGGAAGTGGCAGAGCTGTTGATGAAGTTGAATCAACCGCCGCATCGGAAAAAAAGAAATGGCAAGGTTATGCGCCCTTGGCGCGTTACCACCAGCAAACTGCCATAA